Proteins encoded together in one Variovorax paradoxus EPS window:
- a CDS encoding efflux RND transporter periplasmic adaptor subunit, with protein sequence MNTQEERKTLTERTSKKQWMAVVAILVLGFAAGALILRTDPAKPQAAGHSEAGGHADGEHHEEGKAEGKDHGHDHGHEEAKGHGDKEHHGEESKEKGAPAEAKAESKEHKEDEEKIPFTDEQVKAAGMAIESAGPARIKTSLQLPGEIKFNEDRTAHVVPRVAGVVDSVSANLGQEVKRGQVLAVLSSPGLSEQRSALQSAQRRLELARTTYEREKKLWEEKISPQQDYLQAQQAMQEAQIAVANANQKLLALGATPGSAALGRYELRAPFDGMVVEKHISLGESVGEAVNVFTISDLSTVWAEISVAANNLNLVRIGEPVTIRSSAFDQTASGTVSYVGSLIGAQTRTATARVTLTNPQRVWRPGLFVNVELVSSEADAPVTVAAEAVQTVEEKPTVFLKVPGGFMPQHVQTGRSDGKRIEIVGGLKPGAAYAASGSFVIKSQQGKSSATHTH encoded by the coding sequence ATGAACACGCAAGAAGAACGCAAGACTCTCACCGAGCGCACCAGCAAGAAGCAGTGGATGGCCGTCGTGGCCATCCTGGTCCTGGGCTTCGCGGCGGGGGCGCTGATCCTGCGCACCGACCCGGCCAAGCCCCAGGCGGCCGGCCATTCGGAGGCCGGCGGCCATGCCGACGGCGAGCACCACGAGGAAGGGAAAGCCGAGGGCAAGGACCATGGCCACGACCACGGCCATGAAGAAGCCAAGGGTCATGGCGACAAGGAGCACCACGGCGAGGAATCCAAGGAGAAGGGCGCTCCCGCTGAAGCGAAAGCTGAATCGAAGGAGCACAAGGAGGACGAAGAAAAGATCCCCTTCACCGACGAGCAGGTGAAGGCGGCCGGCATGGCCATCGAAAGCGCCGGCCCCGCGCGCATCAAGACCTCGCTGCAACTGCCCGGCGAGATCAAGTTCAACGAAGACCGCACGGCCCACGTGGTGCCGCGCGTGGCGGGCGTGGTCGACAGCGTGTCGGCCAACCTGGGGCAAGAGGTGAAGCGCGGGCAGGTGCTCGCGGTGCTGTCGAGCCCGGGGCTCTCGGAGCAGCGCAGTGCGTTGCAATCGGCGCAGCGCCGGCTGGAACTGGCGCGCACCACCTACGAGCGCGAGAAGAAACTCTGGGAAGAAAAGATCTCGCCGCAACAGGATTACTTGCAGGCGCAGCAAGCGATGCAGGAAGCGCAGATCGCCGTGGCCAATGCCAACCAGAAGCTGCTGGCGCTCGGCGCCACGCCGGGCTCGGCCGCGCTCGGCCGTTACGAGCTGCGCGCGCCTTTCGACGGCATGGTGGTCGAGAAGCACATCTCGCTCGGCGAATCGGTGGGCGAGGCGGTCAACGTCTTCACCATCTCCGACCTCTCGACCGTGTGGGCCGAGATCAGCGTGGCGGCCAACAACCTGAACCTGGTGCGCATCGGCGAGCCGGTGACCATTCGTTCCAGCGCCTTCGACCAGACGGCCAGCGGCACCGTGTCGTACGTGGGCTCGCTCATCGGTGCGCAGACGCGCACGGCCACGGCGCGCGTCACGTTGACCAATCCGCAGCGCGTGTGGCGCCCGGGCCTGTTCGTGAACGTGGAGCTGGTGTCGTCCGAGGCGGACGCGCCCGTCACCGTGGCGGCGGAGGCGGTGCAGACGGTGGAAGAAAAACCCACCGTCTTCCTCAAGGTGCCCGGCGGCTTCATGCCGCAGCACGTGCAGACCGGCCGCAGCGACGGCAAGCGCATCGAGATCGTCGGCGGCCTGAAGCCCGGAGCAGCGTATGCCGCAAGCGGCAGCTTCGTCATCAAGTCGCAGCAGGGCAAGAGCTCCGCCACGCACACCCACTGA
- a CDS encoding TolC family protein, with translation MRTLFVPLAVLALAVPPAYSQQLQQSQTAAGLPTSSSRPAARTLEPAGPLTLRSAIAMVLQSNPSLSAASREQEATEGAIVQAGAWPNPEFGAQLEDLRRDNRTTTLQLSQPIELGGKRAARVTAAERARDQAASALVARRSDLRASTVTLFFEVLTAQERLRLAQDSVGLAQIATKAAANRVTAGKVSPLEETRARVAEAGVRVELLQAEGTLRSARQQLAALWGNPVPRFTQVDGAVDQLPTLASPQDVEGRLFAAPVLRQARLEVERREALSSLERAKRIPDVTVSLGAKRVPASTDTEGASNRRNQVVVGLSVPLPIFDTNRGNLAEALSREEKARDDLAAAELQLGADVAQATERLRSARATAETLQRDALPGAETAYKAATKGFELGKFSFLEALDAQRTLFQVRNQYLVALADAHRAAGELDRLLGTDGEETLHATPVAR, from the coding sequence ATGCGCACGCTCTTCGTGCCGCTGGCCGTCTTGGCCTTGGCGGTGCCCCCGGCCTATTCACAGCAATTGCAGCAGTCGCAGACCGCTGCGGGCCTTCCGACTTCATCATCCCGCCCGGCCGCCAGAACGCTGGAGCCCGCGGGTCCGCTGACCCTTCGCAGCGCCATCGCGATGGTGCTGCAGTCCAACCCCAGCCTGTCCGCCGCCTCGCGTGAGCAGGAAGCCACCGAGGGCGCCATCGTCCAGGCCGGCGCCTGGCCCAACCCCGAGTTCGGTGCGCAGCTGGAAGACCTGCGGCGCGACAACCGCACCACCACGCTGCAACTGAGCCAGCCCATCGAGCTGGGCGGCAAGCGCGCGGCCCGCGTGACGGCCGCCGAACGCGCGCGTGACCAGGCTGCCTCGGCGCTGGTGGCGCGCCGCTCGGATTTGCGGGCCTCGACCGTCACGCTGTTCTTCGAAGTGCTGACGGCGCAGGAGCGCCTGCGGCTCGCGCAGGACTCGGTCGGCCTCGCGCAGATCGCGACGAAGGCGGCCGCCAACCGTGTCACGGCCGGCAAGGTCTCGCCGCTGGAGGAAACCCGCGCGCGCGTGGCCGAGGCCGGTGTGCGCGTCGAGTTGCTGCAGGCCGAGGGCACGCTGCGCTCCGCGCGCCAGCAGTTGGCCGCGCTGTGGGGCAACCCCGTGCCGCGCTTCACGCAGGTGGACGGCGCAGTCGATCAGTTGCCGACGCTCGCTTCGCCTCAAGACGTAGAAGGCCGGCTCTTCGCCGCGCCCGTGCTGCGGCAGGCACGGCTCGAAGTCGAAAGGCGCGAGGCGCTCTCCAGCCTCGAGCGGGCCAAGCGCATTCCCGACGTCACCGTGTCGCTCGGCGCCAAGCGCGTGCCCGCGTCCACCGACACCGAAGGTGCGAGCAACCGCCGCAACCAGGTCGTCGTCGGGCTCTCGGTGCCGCTGCCGATCTTCGACACCAACCGAGGCAACCTCGCCGAGGCCCTGAGCCGCGAGGAGAAAGCGCGAGACGACCTCGCCGCCGCCGAGCTGCAACTGGGCGCTGACGTAGCGCAGGCCACCGAGCGCCTGCGCTCGGCGCGCGCCACCGCCGAGACGCTGCAGCGCGATGCGCTTCCTGGCGCCGAGACCGCCTACAAGGCCGCGACCAAGGGCTTCGAGCTGGGCAAGTTCAGCTTTCTCGAAGCGCTCGATGCGCAGCGCACGCTGTTCCAGGTGCGGAACCAATACCTCGTCGCACTGGCCGATGCGCACCGCGCGGCCGGAGAACTCGACCGCCTGCTCGGCACCGACGGAGAAGAAACCCTGCACGCGACGCCCGTCGCACGCTGA
- a CDS encoding heavy metal response regulator transcription factor — protein sequence MRILVIEDEPKLGDYLKKGLEENGYVVDIARDGIEGRYLATEGEYALVLLDVMLPGIDGFTVLQAIRRTKNVPVLVLTARDKVEDRVQGLQQGADDYLVKPFSFSELLARVQALLRRGKAQDSTVLRLADLELDMASRKVFRNRVRLDLTAKEFTLLVVLLRRRGQILSRTTLAEQVWDMNFDSDTNVVEVAIRRLRSKIDDPFEVKLLHTVRGMGYVLEDRSWA from the coding sequence ATGAGAATCCTTGTCATAGAAGACGAACCCAAACTGGGCGATTACCTCAAAAAAGGGCTGGAGGAAAACGGATATGTCGTCGACATTGCCCGCGACGGCATCGAGGGCCGATACCTCGCCACCGAGGGAGAGTACGCACTGGTCCTGCTCGACGTCATGCTGCCCGGCATCGACGGCTTCACAGTGCTCCAGGCGATACGCCGCACGAAGAACGTGCCCGTGCTGGTGCTCACCGCACGCGACAAAGTCGAAGACCGCGTGCAGGGCCTGCAGCAAGGCGCCGACGATTACCTCGTCAAGCCCTTCTCCTTCTCCGAGTTGCTGGCGCGCGTGCAGGCGCTGCTTCGGCGCGGCAAGGCACAAGATTCCACCGTGCTGCGCCTTGCCGACCTCGAACTCGACATGGCGAGCCGCAAGGTGTTTCGCAACCGCGTGCGGCTCGACCTCACGGCCAAGGAGTTCACCCTGCTGGTGGTGCTGCTGCGCCGGCGCGGCCAGATCCTCTCGCGCACCACGCTCGCCGAGCAGGTGTGGGACATGAACTTCGACAGCGACACCAACGTGGTGGAAGTAGCCATCCGGCGCCTGCGCAGCAAGATCGACGATCCGTTCGAGGTGAAGCTGCTGCACACGGTGCGCGGCATGGGCTACGTGCTGGAAGACCGCTCCTGGGCATGA
- a CDS encoding heavy metal sensor histidine kinase has product MSPRPQSIQSRLSLWIAAQTLFGLSVICLAIYLVTAWNFGEKQDDELDQKAVLVQHLLKEAEKGGDLVFLKHKLDDFFSLQDDVSLSISHAGKRLFESRPTTGGRWLRRDLTVPWQQGGLTTNLQVQLGVNVAQEARLLERLAWTLLGAVVMGTALVSLTGMWLVRRGLRPLKALADRTAAMAPDKANQPIDALAFAKELRPWITQFNALLLRVQRAYVQLESFNADVAHELRTPLANLIGSTELALTRQRSNEELQGVLTSNLEEIGRLSGIVTDMLFLSKADRGTSTRSRAVVNLAAQARDVIDFYDAMLDEAGLKAEVAGDAMADVDASLVRRALSNLLGNAIRFAAPTSAIRIELKEERDEFVLSVVNRGEPIDPAALPRLFERFYRAAQARDGSTRHHGLGLSIVEAIARMHGGRVFASSEGGETRIGFTVRRSG; this is encoded by the coding sequence ATGAGCCCGCGCCCGCAATCGATACAGAGCCGGCTCTCGCTCTGGATCGCCGCGCAGACGCTCTTCGGGCTCAGCGTCATCTGCCTGGCCATCTACCTCGTGACGGCCTGGAACTTCGGCGAGAAGCAGGATGACGAACTCGACCAGAAGGCGGTGCTCGTGCAGCACCTGCTGAAGGAGGCCGAGAAAGGCGGCGACCTCGTCTTTCTCAAGCACAAGCTCGACGACTTCTTCTCGCTGCAGGACGACGTGAGCCTGTCGATCTCGCATGCGGGCAAACGCCTCTTCGAATCGCGGCCGACCACCGGTGGCCGCTGGCTGCGCCGGGACCTGACGGTGCCCTGGCAGCAAGGCGGGCTGACAACCAACCTGCAGGTGCAGCTCGGCGTGAACGTGGCGCAGGAAGCACGCCTGCTCGAACGGCTCGCATGGACGCTGCTCGGCGCCGTGGTGATGGGCACCGCGCTGGTATCGCTCACCGGCATGTGGCTGGTGCGGCGCGGACTGCGTCCGTTGAAAGCGCTTGCCGACCGCACCGCGGCCATGGCGCCGGACAAGGCCAACCAGCCGATCGATGCACTGGCCTTCGCCAAAGAGCTTCGTCCGTGGATCACCCAGTTCAACGCACTGCTGCTGCGCGTGCAGCGGGCCTATGTGCAGCTCGAATCCTTCAATGCCGACGTGGCGCACGAGCTGCGCACGCCGCTCGCCAACCTCATCGGCTCGACCGAACTCGCGCTCACGCGGCAACGCTCCAACGAGGAACTGCAGGGCGTGCTGACCTCCAACCTGGAGGAGATCGGCCGGCTCTCGGGCATCGTCACCGACATGCTGTTTCTCTCCAAGGCCGACCGCGGCACCTCGACGCGCTCGCGCGCCGTCGTGAACCTCGCGGCGCAGGCGCGCGACGTGATCGACTTCTACGACGCGATGCTCGACGAGGCCGGCTTGAAGGCCGAAGTGGCCGGCGATGCGATGGCCGATGTGGACGCCTCGCTCGTGCGTCGTGCGCTCTCCAACCTCCTGGGCAATGCGATCCGCTTCGCCGCGCCGACATCGGCCATTCGCATCGAGCTGAAAGAGGAGCGCGACGAATTCGTGCTCTCGGTCGTGAACCGCGGGGAGCCGATCGATCCGGCCGCCCTTCCCCGCCTGTTCGAGCGCTTCTACCGCGCCGCGCAGGCCCGCGACGGATCGACAAGGCATCACGGACTGGGCCTGTCCATCGTCGAGGCCATCGCGCGCATGCACGGCGGACGCGTGTTCGCGTCGAGCGAGGGTGGAGAAACGCGCATCGGCTTCACGGTGCGCCGCAGCGGCTGA
- a CDS encoding cation:proton antiporter — MSVTTLLLQLVVILTTARLCGWVLRYLGQPSVVGEMAAGLMLGPAVMGALFPSLHAQLFAKDLLQGLSSLSTVGLVLFMFVVGLELRSSQNMRSQIKAAGAVGVLSVIVPLALGLAISPALYPTLAPAGVAFWPFALFMAAALSITAFPVMARILKDRGMTRTSFGQLSLSAAAVVDVFAWVLLAFVVAMVGAGEGYAGLIKITVGVVVMLAFLFFGLKPAFAWLLRVKAPDGEPSTTVMASLMIGLLVTALLTEWLHLHAVFGAFLFGACLPRDDRLLRSLSERIEPISIVVLMPLFFALAGLGTTASAFNGASLGAMLLIIGVATIGKIAGGAAGARLAGYSWRDSMATGSLMNARGLMELIVIKIGFDVGLIGAELFTMLLVMALATTAMTGPLMTLCLGRKAKPVADAAPPAEAEAHAKP; from the coding sequence ATGTCCGTCACCACCCTGCTGCTGCAACTCGTCGTCATCCTCACCACGGCGCGCCTCTGCGGCTGGGTGCTGCGCTACCTGGGGCAGCCCAGCGTGGTGGGCGAGATGGCCGCGGGCCTGATGCTCGGCCCGGCCGTGATGGGCGCGCTCTTTCCTTCGCTGCATGCGCAGCTCTTCGCCAAGGACCTGCTGCAGGGCCTGTCGTCGCTGTCGACAGTGGGGCTGGTGCTGTTCATGTTCGTCGTCGGGCTGGAACTGCGGTCCTCGCAGAACATGCGCTCACAGATCAAGGCGGCCGGCGCCGTGGGTGTGCTCAGCGTGATCGTGCCGCTGGCGCTGGGCCTTGCGATCTCGCCGGCGCTGTACCCCACGCTCGCGCCGGCCGGCGTCGCGTTCTGGCCCTTTGCGCTCTTCATGGCGGCAGCGCTTTCCATCACGGCCTTTCCGGTCATGGCGCGCATCCTGAAGGACCGCGGCATGACGCGCACCTCCTTCGGCCAGCTGTCGCTGAGCGCCGCGGCGGTGGTCGACGTGTTCGCCTGGGTCCTGCTCGCCTTCGTGGTGGCGATGGTGGGCGCGGGCGAGGGCTATGCGGGGCTCATCAAGATCACGGTCGGCGTGGTGGTGATGCTGGCCTTCCTGTTCTTCGGGCTGAAGCCGGCCTTTGCCTGGCTGCTGCGCGTGAAGGCGCCCGATGGGGAGCCTTCGACCACGGTGATGGCCTCGCTGATGATCGGCCTGCTGGTCACCGCGCTGCTCACCGAATGGCTGCACTTGCACGCGGTGTTCGGCGCCTTCCTCTTCGGCGCCTGCCTGCCGCGCGACGACCGCCTCCTGCGCTCGCTGAGCGAGCGCATCGAGCCCATTTCCATCGTCGTGCTGATGCCGCTGTTCTTCGCGCTCGCCGGGCTGGGCACCACCGCCAGCGCGTTCAACGGCGCGAGCCTCGGCGCGATGCTGCTGATCATCGGCGTCGCCACCATCGGCAAGATCGCCGGCGGCGCGGCCGGTGCGCGTCTGGCGGGCTACAGCTGGCGCGACAGCATGGCCACAGGCTCGTTGATGAATGCGCGCGGGTTGATGGAGCTGATCGTCATCAAGATCGGTTTCGACGTGGGCCTGATCGGTGCCGAGCTCTTCACGATGCTGCTGGTGATGGCGCTCGCCACCACTGCGATGACCGGGCCGCTCATGACGCTGTGCCTCGGCCGCAAGGCAAAACCTGTTGCGGACGCGGCGCCTCCTGCCGAAGCCGAGGCGCACGCCAAGCCCTGA
- a CDS encoding ATP-binding protein, giving the protein MKSADRLRRRIVAAGVLLIAACIGSAGYDGWRLHQQIMLANERELGNLAKALAEQSLRSMQAVDVVLRDTASWYGAASGDFGPGEVSPGLASRTVGVPQVSVLTVVDAHGMQRHRSRDTSGPLSDVSDRPYFTAQRDSRDTGLFISEPMTTRTEGMPGLVVSRRIDGPNGAFAGVVTAIVTLQHLEGMYSAIQLGDRSSLLLTLSDGTLVVRQPGPTDPAKKLSFPELAALKEGGKVARAVNPMDGRAKLIAAVGVGKRPLILAVMRDEEEALRPWYDEMWSSGIRTVLLILLVVLTIVGLLRQLRRQERGELALRQSEERYAMAMEAANEGHAEWNVAQDSVFVSDKWRALHGVDTSVPLGTSADVLRHVHLHPDDAPHAKVAIDDHLAGRTHAVELEYRVRHAGGDWRWIHARGRCVRDDAGAALRLFGAATDVSDRKLAEADKTRLEARLQQTQRLEALGTLSGGIAHDFNNILGAILGFGEMAQQQAEPGSAMRRHIDRVMQAGARARLLVRRILDFSRSGIAERVPVNMQALVEEVISMLVPTLPPGLRVDARLQSGSAAVVGDGTQLYQVVMNLCTNAVQAMGKVSDEGVVSLRLDRVDIAEKRALLHGDIAAGSYVRLDVGDTGPGISPEVLQRMFDPFFTTKKVGEGTGLGLSVVHGIVADIGGAIDVATGNGRPTVVSVWLPVLQGQAADGGPEQAPLDTVPGCPRGNGEVVMIVDDEQPLLELAEELLASLGYEPVGFGTSERALAAFEADPRRFDAVLTDEMLPGMPGSELARLLRSKRPELPVALVSGNVNVALEQRARDAGVAEVLHKPLGLQELAECLARILAARPPD; this is encoded by the coding sequence ATGAAATCCGCCGACCGCCTCCGCCGCCGCATCGTTGCCGCCGGCGTGCTGCTGATCGCCGCGTGCATCGGCTCGGCGGGCTACGACGGCTGGCGGCTGCACCAGCAGATCATGCTGGCCAACGAGCGCGAGCTCGGCAACCTTGCCAAGGCGCTGGCCGAGCAGTCGCTGCGCAGCATGCAGGCGGTGGACGTGGTGCTGCGCGACACCGCGAGCTGGTACGGGGCGGCCAGCGGCGACTTCGGCCCTGGTGAGGTGTCGCCGGGCCTGGCCTCGCGCACGGTCGGCGTGCCGCAGGTGAGCGTGCTGACCGTCGTCGATGCCCACGGCATGCAGCGCCACCGCTCGCGTGACACCAGCGGGCCGCTGTCCGACGTGTCCGACCGGCCGTACTTCACCGCGCAGCGCGATTCGCGCGACACCGGGCTTTTCATCAGCGAGCCCATGACCACGCGCACGGAAGGCATGCCGGGGCTGGTGGTGTCGCGCCGCATCGACGGGCCGAACGGCGCGTTCGCAGGCGTGGTCACCGCCATCGTCACGCTGCAGCACCTGGAAGGCATGTACTCGGCCATCCAGCTGGGCGACCGCAGTTCGCTGCTGCTCACGCTGAGCGACGGCACGCTGGTGGTGCGCCAGCCGGGGCCCACCGATCCGGCGAAGAAGCTGAGCTTTCCCGAGCTCGCGGCGCTGAAGGAAGGCGGCAAGGTGGCGCGCGCCGTCAACCCGATGGACGGCCGGGCCAAGCTGATCGCCGCGGTGGGCGTGGGCAAGCGGCCGCTGATCCTGGCCGTCATGCGCGACGAGGAAGAGGCCCTGCGGCCCTGGTACGACGAGATGTGGAGCTCGGGCATCCGCACGGTGCTCTTGATCCTGCTGGTGGTGCTCACCATCGTCGGCCTCCTGCGCCAGTTGCGCCGGCAGGAGCGCGGCGAGCTGGCGCTGCGCCAGAGCGAGGAGCGCTACGCCATGGCCATGGAGGCCGCGAACGAAGGCCATGCCGAATGGAACGTCGCACAAGACTCGGTGTTCGTCTCCGACAAGTGGCGCGCACTGCACGGCGTCGACACGTCGGTGCCGCTGGGCACCTCGGCCGACGTGCTGCGCCATGTGCACCTGCACCCCGACGACGCGCCGCACGCCAAGGTCGCCATCGACGACCACCTGGCCGGCCGCACGCACGCGGTCGAGCTCGAATACCGCGTGCGCCACGCCGGCGGCGACTGGCGCTGGATTCATGCGCGCGGCCGCTGCGTGCGCGACGACGCCGGCGCGGCGCTGCGCCTCTTCGGCGCCGCCACCGACGTGAGCGACCGCAAGCTCGCCGAGGCCGACAAGACCCGGCTCGAAGCGCGCCTGCAGCAGACGCAGCGGCTCGAGGCGCTGGGCACCTTGTCGGGCGGCATTGCGCACGACTTCAACAACATCCTGGGCGCCATCCTCGGTTTCGGCGAAATGGCGCAGCAGCAGGCCGAGCCCGGCAGCGCCATGCGCCGCCACATCGACCGCGTGATGCAGGCCGGTGCCCGCGCGCGCCTCCTGGTGCGGCGGATTCTCGATTTCAGCCGAAGCGGCATCGCCGAGCGTGTGCCGGTCAATATGCAGGCGCTGGTCGAAGAGGTGATCTCGATGCTCGTGCCCACGCTGCCGCCGGGCCTGCGCGTGGACGCGCGGCTGCAGTCCGGTAGCGCGGCCGTGGTGGGCGACGGCACGCAGCTCTACCAGGTGGTGATGAACCTCTGCACGAACGCCGTGCAGGCCATGGGCAAGGTGAGCGATGAGGGCGTGGTGAGCCTCAGGCTCGACCGCGTGGACATCGCCGAAAAGCGCGCGCTGCTGCACGGCGACATCGCGGCCGGTTCGTACGTGCGCCTGGATGTGGGCGACACCGGCCCGGGCATTTCGCCCGAGGTGCTGCAGCGCATGTTCGATCCGTTCTTCACCACCAAGAAGGTGGGCGAGGGCACGGGCCTCGGCCTCTCGGTGGTGCACGGCATCGTGGCGGACATCGGCGGCGCGATCGACGTGGCGACCGGCAACGGCCGGCCGACGGTCGTGTCGGTGTGGCTGCCGGTGCTGCAAGGGCAGGCGGCGGACGGCGGGCCGGAACAGGCGCCGCTGGACACCGTGCCCGGCTGCCCGCGCGGCAACGGCGAGGTCGTGATGATCGTGGACGACGAGCAACCGCTGCTGGAGCTGGCCGAGGAACTGCTCGCAAGCCTGGGCTACGAGCCGGTGGGCTTCGGCACCAGCGAGCGCGCGCTGGCCGCGTTCGAGGCCGATCCGCGGCGCTTCGATGCGGTGCTCACCGACGAGATGCTGCCCGGCATGCCCGGCAGCGAACTGGCCCGGCTGCTGCGGTCGAAGCGCCCGGAGCTGCCGGTGGCGCTGGTGAGTGGCAACGTCAACGTGGCGCTGGAACAGCGGGCGCGCGATGCGGGCGTGGCAGAGGTACTGCACAAGCCGCTGGGGCTGCAGGAACTGGCCGAGTGCCTCGCGCGCATCCTGGCGGCCCGGCCGCCGGATTGA
- a CDS encoding response regulator, with the protein MRTLICEWLLGEGYAVQALPAQGASSGADADLVIVDMPDLRGGGADTVRAVRAGYPRAALIGLSTRLGRSLHSDSNPARALGLRRLVAKPCARGELLQAVADTLGTAH; encoded by the coding sequence ATGCGAACACTGATTTGCGAATGGCTGCTGGGCGAGGGCTACGCGGTGCAGGCGCTGCCCGCGCAGGGCGCGTCCAGCGGTGCCGATGCGGACCTCGTGATCGTCGACATGCCCGACCTCCGGGGCGGCGGCGCCGACACGGTGCGTGCCGTGCGGGCCGGCTACCCGCGTGCGGCGCTCATCGGGCTCTCGACCCGCCTCGGTCGCAGCCTGCACAGCGATTCGAACCCGGCCCGCGCGCTCGGCCTGCGCCGCCTCGTCGCCAAGCCCTGCGCGCGCGGCGAATTGCTGCAGGCCGTGGCCGACACCCTCGGCACTGCCCACTGA
- a CDS encoding response regulator — protein sequence MSASHHILVVDDDPAIRELMAEYLTENELRVTTAVSGAEMKKALAESVIDLVVLDLRLGGEDGMHLARHLRESSAIPVIIVTGKRDEADRVMGLEIAADDYITKPFSNRELLARIRAVLRRYQVQRDATAAAPAKGGTERRAYRFAGWELNVLVRRLTAPDGRRVELSNGEFNLLLALCEAPQRVLSRDQLLELSRLHGAEVYDRSIDVQILRLRRKIEVDASTPQFIRTERGAGYVFDTQVDALN from the coding sequence ATGAGCGCCAGCCACCACATCCTTGTCGTCGACGACGACCCGGCCATCCGCGAACTGATGGCCGAGTACCTCACCGAGAACGAGCTGCGCGTGACCACCGCCGTCTCGGGCGCCGAGATGAAAAAGGCGCTCGCCGAATCGGTCATCGACCTGGTGGTGCTCGACCTGCGCCTGGGCGGCGAAGACGGCATGCACCTGGCGCGCCACCTGCGCGAGAGCAGCGCCATTCCCGTCATCATCGTGACCGGCAAGCGCGACGAGGCCGACCGCGTCATGGGCCTGGAAATCGCGGCCGACGACTACATCACCAAGCCCTTCAGCAACCGCGAGTTGCTCGCGCGCATCCGCGCGGTGCTGCGGCGCTACCAGGTGCAGCGCGACGCCACCGCGGCCGCGCCCGCCAAGGGCGGCACCGAACGGCGGGCCTACCGCTTCGCGGGCTGGGAACTGAACGTGCTGGTGCGCCGCCTCACCGCGCCGGACGGCCGGCGGGTGGAGCTGAGCAACGGCGAATTCAACCTGCTGCTGGCGCTGTGCGAGGCGCCGCAGCGCGTGCTCTCGCGCGACCAGCTGCTCGAGCTCTCGCGCCTGCACGGCGCGGAGGTGTACGACCGGTCGATCGACGTGCAGATCCTGCGTCTGCGGCGAAAGATCGAGGTCGATGCCTCGACGCCGCAGTTCATCCGCACCGAGCGCGGTGCGGGTTATGTCTTCGACACGCAGGTCGATGCGTTGAACTAG